From Juglans regia cultivar Chandler chromosome 8, Walnut 2.0, whole genome shotgun sequence, the proteins below share one genomic window:
- the LOC109000488 gene encoding protein transport protein SEC23 has protein sequence MANPPQPSVGYAVTITPSNPPTEKSPIPPPPSISPTPPRFPPPRLQDQNASPSRESPNLPSPANGVKSGSPIPHLSTPPGPPVFTSPVRPAAVPFRSSPASPQPVAFSSGSFLPASSPSHFSNGLVELQHQVSDVTEISIPAGESPYVLFSAHKILNQKKQANVPSLCFGALVSPGREISPGPQVIQRDPHRCQNCGAYANFYCNILPGSGQWQCVICGELNGSEGEYVAPSKEDLRNFPELSSPMVDYVQTGNKRPGFIPIPDSRISAPIVLVIDECLDEPHLQHLQSSLHAFVDSLHPSTKLGIILYGRTVSVYDFSEESIASADVLPGDKSPTQESLKALIYGSGIYLSQIHASLSVAHAIFSSLRPYKLNLPEASRDRCLGTAVEVALAIIQGPSAEMSRGVVKRSSGNSRIIVCAGGPNTYGPGSVPHSFSHPNYPHMEKTALKWMEHLGQEAHRRNIVVDILCAGTCPLRVPVLQPLAKASGGVLVLHDDFGEAFGVNLQRAATRAAGSHGLLEIRCSDDILISQVVGPGEEAHVDTHETFKNDSSLYIQMLSVEETQSFSLFMETKRDIKSDYIYYQFAIRFSNVYQADIYRVITVRLPAVDSISAYLESVQDEVAAVLIAKRTLLRAKNYSNAVDMQSTIDERVKDIALKLGSQVPKSKLYRFPKELSLLPELLFHLRRGPLLGNIIGHEDERSVLRNLFLNASFDLSLRMVAPRCLMHREEGTFEELPAHDLAMQSDAAVVLDHGTDVFIWLGAELAADEGRSAAALAACRTLAEELTEVRFPAPRILAFKEGSSQARYFVSRLIPAHKDPPYEQEARFPQLQTLTTEKRMKLKSSFLHFDEPSFCEWMRSLKVVPPEPS, from the exons ATGGCTAATCCACCACAGCCTTCCGTTGGATACGCTGTCACTATCACTCCCTCAAACCCGCCCACTGAGAAAAGTCCgattcctcctcctccttcaatTTCCCCCACACCTCCCAGATTTCCCCCGCCAAGATTACAAGATCAGAATGCTTCACCTTCAAGGGAAAGCCCAAATTTACCATCTCCAGCCAATGGTGTTAAAAGTGGCAGCCCCATTCCTCATTTAAGCACCCCCCCTGGACCTCCTGTCTTTACGTCGCCAGTTCGCCCTGCTGCTGTGCCTTTTCGCTCTTCACCTGCATCTCCTCAGCCGGTTGCATTTTCTTCAGGATCATTTTTGCCGGCATCTTCACCTTCCCACTTTTCAAATGGATTGGTCGAGTTGCAACATCAAGTTTCCGACGTTACAGAGATCTCAATACCAGCTGGGGAATCTCCATATGTTCTATTTTCAGCTCATAAG ATTTTGAATCAGAAAAAGCAAGCTAATGTACCCAGTTTATGTTTTGGGGCATTGGTGTCTCCTGGGAGGGAGATTTCTCCTGGTCCTCAGGTAATACAACGCGATCCCCATCGTTGCCAAAATTGTGGGGCCTATGCAAATTTCTATTGCAACATACTACCTGGCTCAGGACAGTGGCAGTGTGTAATTTGTGGCGAGCTGAATGGAAGTGAGGGCGAATATGTAGCTCCCAGCAAGGAAGATCTTCGTAACTTCCCAGAACTGTCATCACCTATGGTTGATTATGTTCAAACTGGTAACAAGAGACCTGGTTTTATTCCAATTCCCGACTCCAGAATATCTGCACCCATTGTTCTTGTCATAGATGAGTGCTTAGATGAACCCCACCTCCAGCACTTACAGAGCTCCCTACATGCATTTGTTGATTCTCTGCACCCATCAACAAAATTAGGAATAATTTTGTATGGCCGCACAGTAtcagtttatgatttttcaGAGGAATCAATTGCATCAGCTGATGTGCTTCCTGGTGACAAATCACCAACTCAGGAGTCGTTAAAAGCATTGATCTATGGAAGTGGCATATATTTGTCACAAATTCATGCCTCATTATCAGTAGCTCATGCTATATTCTCATCACTGAGGCCATACAAATTAAACCTTCCAGAAGCTTCTAGAGACCGGTGCTTGGGTACGGCAGTTGAGGTTGCTCTTGCGATAATTCAAGGGCCTTCAGCAGAAATGTCTCGAGGGGTAGTTAAAAGGTCCAGTGGAAATAGTAGAATTATTGTGTGTGCTGGTGGACCTAATACTTATGGTCCTGGATCTGTCCCTCATTCGTTTAGTCATCCGAATTATCCTCATATGGAAAAGACAGCATTGAAATGGATGGAACATCTAGGTCAGGAGGCTCATCGGCGCAATATAGTGGTTGACATTCTATGCGCTGGAACATGCCCTTTAAGAGTTCCTGTGTTGCAGCCTCTCGCAAAAGCTTCTGGGGGTGTTTTGGTTCTTCATGATGACTTTGGAGAAGCCTTTGGAGTAAACTTGCAGAGAGCAGCTACGAGGGCAGCAGGTTCTCATGGTTTGTTAGAAATACGTTGTTCCGATGATATTCTTATATCTCAAGTTGTGGGTCCTGGTGAAGAGGCACATGTAGATACTCATGAAACCTTTAAGAATGACTCTTCTTTATATATTCAAATGCTTAGTGTTGAAGAAACACAGAGCTTCTCACTTTTCATGGAAACTAAAAGAGATATCAAGAGTGATTACATATATTATCAGTTTGCAATTCGGTTTTCAAATGTGTATCAAGCTGATATATACAGAGTTATTACCGTCAGATTGCCAGCTGTGGATAGTATTTCAGCATATCTTGAGAGTGTTCAAGATGAAGTGGCAGCTGTTCTTATTGCCAAGAGGACCCTTTTGCGTGCCAAAAACTATTCCAATGCAGTTGATATGCAGTCAACAATAGATGAACGAGTTAAAGACATTGCTTTGAAACTTGGGTCCCAAGTACCGAAGTCGAAGCTTTATCGGTTCCCTAAAGAGCTCTCTTTACTCCCAGAGCTCCTATTTCATCTCAGAAGGGGTCCACTTTTGGGAAATATTATTGGCCATGAAGATGAGAGGTCTGTATTACGGAATCTGTTTTTGAATGCATCCTTTGACCTTTCACTCCGTATGGTAGCACCTCGTTGTCTAATGCACCGGGAAGAAGGCACTTTCGAGGAACTGCCAGCTCATGACCTTGCTATGCAGTCTGATGCAGCAGTTGTTCTTGACCATGGCACGGATGTCTTCATTTGGCTG GGTGCTGAACTTGCTGCCGACGAGGGAAGAAGTGCTGCTGCTTTGGCAGCTTGCAGAACATTGGCTGAAGAGCTAACTGAAGTGCGATTTCCAGCTCCTCGGATTCTTGCTTTCAAG GAGGGGAGCTCTCAGGCTCGGTATTTTGTCTCTCGACTCATACCAGCACACAAGGATCCTCCATACGAGCAG GAGGCAAGATTCCCCCAGTTGCAGACTTTGACAACAGAAAAGCGAATGAAACTGAAAAGCAGTTTTCTTCACTTCGATGAGCCCAGCTTCTGCGAGTGGATGCGAAGTTTGAAAGTGGTACCACCAGAACCAAGCTAA
- the LOC109000490 gene encoding uncharacterized protein LOC109000490 encodes MAEESSRPIRLMNFVSEEQLDEVKKTRGERVEDGTAQRDRPLFEILKENKDKQDAEFNERFKHRPPKALDEDETEFLEKLEMEGI; translated from the exons aTGGCTGAAGAATCGAGCCGTCCAATTCGGCTAATGAATTTCGTCTCGGAGGAACAG TTGGATGAAGTTAAGAAGACAAGGGGCGAACGCGTCGAGGATGGCACTGCCCAAAGAGATAGACCCCTTTTTGAG ATCCTAAAGGAAAACAAAGACAAGCAGGATGCAGAATTTAATGAACGATTCAAGCACA GACCACCCAAAGCTTTGGATGAAGATGAGACTGAGTTTCTTGAGAAGTTGGAAATG GAGGGAATATGA